A region of Pyxidicoccus parkwaysis DNA encodes the following proteins:
- a CDS encoding alpha/beta fold hydrolase, which produces MAGISGALISIVLVHGGFVDGSGWEGVHQILTKDGYSVTVVQNPTKSLAEDVAFTKRVLDAQKSPVILVGHSYGGVVITESGTHPNVAGLVYITAFAPDKGESVNSLIANPAPGAPVPPILPPQDGYLALDKARFAASFAADVSKAKAAFMADSQVPWGVDALNGTITAPAWKVKPSWYMVATDDKMIPVPAQRAMSKRAGSTVVEAAGSHAIYVSKPKEVAALIERAAKEVSANAAK; this is translated from the coding sequence ATGGCAGGCATCTCAGGAGCCTTGATTTCGATTGTTCTCGTCCACGGGGGGTTTGTTGATGGATCCGGCTGGGAAGGAGTTCATCAAATCCTCACGAAGGACGGCTATTCGGTCACCGTCGTGCAGAACCCAACCAAATCGCTCGCCGAGGACGTCGCGTTTACCAAGCGTGTACTCGACGCGCAGAAGAGCCCGGTCATCCTCGTGGGACACTCGTATGGAGGCGTCGTCATCACTGAGTCGGGCACGCATCCCAACGTCGCAGGGCTGGTCTACATCACGGCTTTCGCGCCAGACAAGGGCGAGTCCGTCAACTCGCTGATTGCGAACCCGGCACCTGGCGCCCCGGTGCCACCGATTCTGCCGCCGCAGGACGGCTATCTCGCGCTGGACAAGGCCAGGTTCGCCGCTTCGTTCGCAGCCGACGTGAGCAAGGCGAAAGCCGCGTTCATGGCCGATTCGCAGGTACCGTGGGGTGTTGATGCACTCAATGGCACGATCACTGCTCCCGCATGGAAGGTGAAGCCGAGCTGGTACATGGTGGCCACGGACGACAAGATGATTCCTGTGCCGGCTCAGCGCGCCATGTCCAAACGTGCGGGTTCAACCGTCGTCGAGGCGGCGGGGAGCCACGCCATCTACGTGTCCAAGCCGAAGGAGGTGGCTGCCCTCATCGAACGCGCCGCCAAGGAGGTGTCAGCGAACGCAGCGAAGTAG